A genomic stretch from Puntigrus tetrazona isolate hp1 chromosome 6, ASM1883169v1, whole genome shotgun sequence includes:
- the ror1 gene encoding inactive tyrosine-protein kinase transmembrane receptor ROR1 isoform X1 — MSRGTAKEPHGCQRHFTLITVLLVVNCGAEIPSDPKVEAASSWNMSSGAERDHFLTLDAPMNNITTSLGQTAELHCHVSGNPPPTVRWLKNDAPVVQEPRRVSYRPTPYGSRLRIRNLDTTDTGYFQCVATNTYGTVSTTGILFVKFDPAPTPLPGRPSPDDFDEEGFCQPYRGIACARFIGNRSIFVDSLQMQGEIETQITAAFTMIGTSNHLSDRCSQFAIPSLCHFAFPTCDRSSGMDKPRDLCKDECEILENDLCKTEYIIARSNPLILKRLKLPNCEDLAALDSPEASNCMRIGIPIAETINKSHKCYNNSGSDYRGTVSVTKSGRQCQPWNSQYPHSHTFLAMRYPELNGGHSYCRNPGNKHDAPWCFTLDEGVRMELCDIPPCDLPKHGSSSSMGILYILVPSVAIPLAIALLFFFICVCRNNQKASRPPAPRQPKPVRGQNVEMSMLTAYKPKSKAKELPLSAVRFMEELGESNFGKIYKGHLYLPGMEQAQLVAIKTLKDISSAQHWGDFQQEASVLAELHHPNVVCLLGVVTQEQPVCMLFEFLAQGDLHEFLIMRSPHSDVGCSSDEDGTVKSSLDHGDFLHLAIQVAAGMEYLASHFYVHKDLAARNILVGEQLHIKISDLGLSKEIYASDYYRVQPKTLVPIRWMPPEAIIYGKYTTDSDIWAFGVVLWEIFSFGLQPYYGFSNQEVMEMVRKRQLLPCPEDCPPRMYAMMTECWQEGPARRPRFKDIHVRLRAWEGLSSHASSSTPSGGNATTQTTSLSASPVSNLSSPRYAGYIYGAPQSLPPGQIAGFMAAPMPQSQRFIPVNGYPIPTGYAAFPAAHFAATQGPPQVVQHCPPPKSRSPSSASGSTSTGHVTSVPSTGSNHDANTPLLSHCVTLTPISAVPGGTMPMFGHMAQKAMQIDPSQAALLADTNRLIYSESIITADL; from the exons CCCAAAAGTGGAGGCCGCTTCCAGTTGGAACATGTCCAGCGGAGCTGAAAGAG ATCACTTTCTAACGCTGGATGCTCCGATGAATAACATCACTACCTCCCTCGGACAGACAGCTGAGTTACATTGCCACGTTTCAGGGAATCCACCACCCACAGTCCGCTGGCTTAAAAACGATGCCCCTGTGGTCCAGGAACCGCGGCGTGTCTCTTACAGGCCCACTCCGTACGGTTCCCGACTGAGAATCCGAAACCTGGACACCACAGACACCGGCTACTTTCAGTGTGTGGCTACCAACACCTATGGCACAGTATCTACCACAGGAATCCTGTTTGTCAAGTTTG aTCCGGCTCCCACCCCTCTGCCTGGAAGGCCTTCACC agaTGATTTTGATGAGGAAGGTTTCTGCCAGCCATACAGAGGGATCGCGTGTGCTCGCTTCATAGGAAACAGGAGTATCTTCGTGGACTCTCTGCAAATGCAGGGCGAGATTGAGACCCAAATCACAG ctgcGTTCACCATGATTGGCACCTCCAATCACCTATCAGATCGCTGCTCCCAGTTCGCTATCCCGTCCCTGTGCCATTTTGCCTTCCCGACATGTGACCGCAGCTCTGGCATGGACAAACCGCGGGACTTGTGCAAGGACGAGTGTGAGATTCTGGAGAACGACCTGTGTAAGACGGAGTACATCATCGCTCGCTCCAACCCCCTCATCCTCAAGCGCCTCAAACTGCCCAACTGTGAAGACCTGGCAGCTCTGGACAGTCCCGAAGCCTCCAACTGCATGAGAATAGGCATCCCAATAGCCGAGAccataaataaaa GCCACAAATGTTACAATAACAGCGGTTCGGATTATCGTGGGACAGTCAGCGTGACTAAATCTGGCCGTCAGTGTCAGCCGTGGAACTCGCAGTATCCCCACAGCCACACCTTCCTGGCCATGCGCTACCCAGAGCTCAACGGGGGACATTCCTACTGTCGCAACCCCGGAAACAAGCACGACGCTCCCTGGTGCTTCACCCTAGATGAGGGTGTGCGCATGGAGCTCTGCGACATTCCTCCATGTG ATTTGCCCAAGcatggcagcagcagcagtatggGGATCCTGTACATCCTGGTACCAAGCGTTGCTATACCGCTGGCTATCGCCCTGCTGTTCTTCTTCATCTGTGTGTGCCGAAACAACCAGAAAGCCTCACGTCCACCAGCCCCACGTCAGCCCAAACCAGTACGTGGCCAGAACGTGGAGATGTCCATGCTCACCGCATACAAACCAAAG AGCAAAGCAAAAGAACTTCCTCTGTCTGCAGTGCGCTTCATGGAGGAGTTGGGTGAGAGCAACTTTGGCAAGATCTACAAAGGCCACCTGTACCTTCCAGGCATGGAGCAAGCTCAGCTAGTGGCcataaaaacactgaaggaCATCTCAAGTGCACAACATTGGGGCGATTTCCAACAGGAAGCATCTGTCCTGGCAGAACTTCATCACCCCAATGTGGTTTGCCTCCTGGGGGTCGTGACTCAGGAGCAGCCCGTCTGCATGCTCTTCGAGTTTCTAGCCCAAGGAGACCTCCACGAGTTCCTCATCATGCGATCTCCCCACTCAGACGTGGGCTGCAGCAGCGATGAAGACGGAACCGTCAAGTCCAGCCTCGATCACGGAGACTTCCTTCACCTGGCCATCCAAGTCGCAGCTGGGATGGAGTACCTCGCAAGCCACTTTTACGTCCACAAAGACCTTGCGGCAAGAAACATCCTGGTTGGTGAGCAGCTTCACATCAAGATCTCCGATCTTGGCTTGTCGAAAGAAATCTACGCCTCAGATTATTACAGAGTCCAACCCAAAACGCTCGTTCCTATTCGCTGGATGCCACCAGAAGCCATCATTTACGGGAAGTACACAACAGACTCTGACATTTGGGCGTTCGGTGTGGTTTTGTGGGAGATCTTCAGCTTCGGCCTGCAGCCCTATTATGGTTTCAGCAACCAGGAAGTGATGGAGATGGTACGGAAGAGGCAGCTTCTGCCCTGCCCAGAGGATTGCCCTCCTCGTATGTACGCGATGATGACCGAGTGCTGGCAGGAGGGTCCGGCTCGACGACCGAGATTCAAAGACATCCACGTCCGACTACGTGCTTGGGAGGGCCTGTCCTCCCACGCCAGCTCCAGCACGCCATCTGGAGGCAACGCCACCACCCAGACTACCTCTCTGAGCGCCAGCCCCGTCAGCAACCTCAGCAGCCCACGCTACGCCGGATACATCTATGGAGCTCCGCAGAGCCTCCCGCCAGGACAAATCGCTGGCTTCATGGCGGCACCGATGCCTCAAAGCCAGCGTTTTATACCTGTAAACGGATACCCTATCCCAACAGGCTACGCTGCCTTCCCTGCTGCCCATTTCGCTGCGACTCAGGGCCCTCCACAGGTGGTGCAGCACTGCCCTCCGCCGAAGAGCCGGTCGCCCAGCAGCGCCAGCGGCTCAACCAGCACGGGTCACGTGACCAGCGTCCCCTCCACAGGCTCTAATCATGATGCCAATACACCTTTGCTTTCTCATTGTGTCACTCTGACGCCCATATCAGCAGTGCCGGGCGGCACAATGCCAATGTTCGGACATATGGCACAGAAAGCCATGCAAATAGACCCGAGTCAGGCGGCGCTTTTGGCTGACACTAACAGACTGATATACAGTGAATCCATCATTACTGCCGATTTGTGA
- the ror1 gene encoding inactive tyrosine-protein kinase transmembrane receptor ROR1 isoform X2, which translates to MSSGAERDHFLTLDAPMNNITTSLGQTAELHCHVSGNPPPTVRWLKNDAPVVQEPRRVSYRPTPYGSRLRIRNLDTTDTGYFQCVATNTYGTVSTTGILFVKFDPAPTPLPGRPSPDDFDEEGFCQPYRGIACARFIGNRSIFVDSLQMQGEIETQITAAFTMIGTSNHLSDRCSQFAIPSLCHFAFPTCDRSSGMDKPRDLCKDECEILENDLCKTEYIIARSNPLILKRLKLPNCEDLAALDSPEASNCMRIGIPIAETINKSHKCYNNSGSDYRGTVSVTKSGRQCQPWNSQYPHSHTFLAMRYPELNGGHSYCRNPGNKHDAPWCFTLDEGVRMELCDIPPCDLPKHGSSSSMGILYILVPSVAIPLAIALLFFFICVCRNNQKASRPPAPRQPKPVRGQNVEMSMLTAYKPKSKAKELPLSAVRFMEELGESNFGKIYKGHLYLPGMEQAQLVAIKTLKDISSAQHWGDFQQEASVLAELHHPNVVCLLGVVTQEQPVCMLFEFLAQGDLHEFLIMRSPHSDVGCSSDEDGTVKSSLDHGDFLHLAIQVAAGMEYLASHFYVHKDLAARNILVGEQLHIKISDLGLSKEIYASDYYRVQPKTLVPIRWMPPEAIIYGKYTTDSDIWAFGVVLWEIFSFGLQPYYGFSNQEVMEMVRKRQLLPCPEDCPPRMYAMMTECWQEGPARRPRFKDIHVRLRAWEGLSSHASSSTPSGGNATTQTTSLSASPVSNLSSPRYAGYIYGAPQSLPPGQIAGFMAAPMPQSQRFIPVNGYPIPTGYAAFPAAHFAATQGPPQVVQHCPPPKSRSPSSASGSTSTGHVTSVPSTGSNHDANTPLLSHCVTLTPISAVPGGTMPMFGHMAQKAMQIDPSQAALLADTNRLIYSESIITADL; encoded by the exons ATGTCCAGCGGAGCTGAAAGAG ATCACTTTCTAACGCTGGATGCTCCGATGAATAACATCACTACCTCCCTCGGACAGACAGCTGAGTTACATTGCCACGTTTCAGGGAATCCACCACCCACAGTCCGCTGGCTTAAAAACGATGCCCCTGTGGTCCAGGAACCGCGGCGTGTCTCTTACAGGCCCACTCCGTACGGTTCCCGACTGAGAATCCGAAACCTGGACACCACAGACACCGGCTACTTTCAGTGTGTGGCTACCAACACCTATGGCACAGTATCTACCACAGGAATCCTGTTTGTCAAGTTTG aTCCGGCTCCCACCCCTCTGCCTGGAAGGCCTTCACC agaTGATTTTGATGAGGAAGGTTTCTGCCAGCCATACAGAGGGATCGCGTGTGCTCGCTTCATAGGAAACAGGAGTATCTTCGTGGACTCTCTGCAAATGCAGGGCGAGATTGAGACCCAAATCACAG ctgcGTTCACCATGATTGGCACCTCCAATCACCTATCAGATCGCTGCTCCCAGTTCGCTATCCCGTCCCTGTGCCATTTTGCCTTCCCGACATGTGACCGCAGCTCTGGCATGGACAAACCGCGGGACTTGTGCAAGGACGAGTGTGAGATTCTGGAGAACGACCTGTGTAAGACGGAGTACATCATCGCTCGCTCCAACCCCCTCATCCTCAAGCGCCTCAAACTGCCCAACTGTGAAGACCTGGCAGCTCTGGACAGTCCCGAAGCCTCCAACTGCATGAGAATAGGCATCCCAATAGCCGAGAccataaataaaa GCCACAAATGTTACAATAACAGCGGTTCGGATTATCGTGGGACAGTCAGCGTGACTAAATCTGGCCGTCAGTGTCAGCCGTGGAACTCGCAGTATCCCCACAGCCACACCTTCCTGGCCATGCGCTACCCAGAGCTCAACGGGGGACATTCCTACTGTCGCAACCCCGGAAACAAGCACGACGCTCCCTGGTGCTTCACCCTAGATGAGGGTGTGCGCATGGAGCTCTGCGACATTCCTCCATGTG ATTTGCCCAAGcatggcagcagcagcagtatggGGATCCTGTACATCCTGGTACCAAGCGTTGCTATACCGCTGGCTATCGCCCTGCTGTTCTTCTTCATCTGTGTGTGCCGAAACAACCAGAAAGCCTCACGTCCACCAGCCCCACGTCAGCCCAAACCAGTACGTGGCCAGAACGTGGAGATGTCCATGCTCACCGCATACAAACCAAAG AGCAAAGCAAAAGAACTTCCTCTGTCTGCAGTGCGCTTCATGGAGGAGTTGGGTGAGAGCAACTTTGGCAAGATCTACAAAGGCCACCTGTACCTTCCAGGCATGGAGCAAGCTCAGCTAGTGGCcataaaaacactgaaggaCATCTCAAGTGCACAACATTGGGGCGATTTCCAACAGGAAGCATCTGTCCTGGCAGAACTTCATCACCCCAATGTGGTTTGCCTCCTGGGGGTCGTGACTCAGGAGCAGCCCGTCTGCATGCTCTTCGAGTTTCTAGCCCAAGGAGACCTCCACGAGTTCCTCATCATGCGATCTCCCCACTCAGACGTGGGCTGCAGCAGCGATGAAGACGGAACCGTCAAGTCCAGCCTCGATCACGGAGACTTCCTTCACCTGGCCATCCAAGTCGCAGCTGGGATGGAGTACCTCGCAAGCCACTTTTACGTCCACAAAGACCTTGCGGCAAGAAACATCCTGGTTGGTGAGCAGCTTCACATCAAGATCTCCGATCTTGGCTTGTCGAAAGAAATCTACGCCTCAGATTATTACAGAGTCCAACCCAAAACGCTCGTTCCTATTCGCTGGATGCCACCAGAAGCCATCATTTACGGGAAGTACACAACAGACTCTGACATTTGGGCGTTCGGTGTGGTTTTGTGGGAGATCTTCAGCTTCGGCCTGCAGCCCTATTATGGTTTCAGCAACCAGGAAGTGATGGAGATGGTACGGAAGAGGCAGCTTCTGCCCTGCCCAGAGGATTGCCCTCCTCGTATGTACGCGATGATGACCGAGTGCTGGCAGGAGGGTCCGGCTCGACGACCGAGATTCAAAGACATCCACGTCCGACTACGTGCTTGGGAGGGCCTGTCCTCCCACGCCAGCTCCAGCACGCCATCTGGAGGCAACGCCACCACCCAGACTACCTCTCTGAGCGCCAGCCCCGTCAGCAACCTCAGCAGCCCACGCTACGCCGGATACATCTATGGAGCTCCGCAGAGCCTCCCGCCAGGACAAATCGCTGGCTTCATGGCGGCACCGATGCCTCAAAGCCAGCGTTTTATACCTGTAAACGGATACCCTATCCCAACAGGCTACGCTGCCTTCCCTGCTGCCCATTTCGCTGCGACTCAGGGCCCTCCACAGGTGGTGCAGCACTGCCCTCCGCCGAAGAGCCGGTCGCCCAGCAGCGCCAGCGGCTCAACCAGCACGGGTCACGTGACCAGCGTCCCCTCCACAGGCTCTAATCATGATGCCAATACACCTTTGCTTTCTCATTGTGTCACTCTGACGCCCATATCAGCAGTGCCGGGCGGCACAATGCCAATGTTCGGACATATGGCACAGAAAGCCATGCAAATAGACCCGAGTCAGGCGGCGCTTTTGGCTGACACTAACAGACTGATATACAGTGAATCCATCATTACTGCCGATTTGTGA